Proteins encoded within one genomic window of Spiroplasma endosymbiont of Agriotes lineatus:
- a CDS encoding Mbov_0401 family ICE element transposase-like protein: MLEINNNLKTPENKHWLNLFTTHKNMYTNKCEQLANEYEKLDEYLYLHHYRLKQGYKVVHFATRTIITIFGDVIFKRRRYKYWNQKSGKFEYVCLLDKEIGLLPKQRIYFDVQFKVLSLLGDGKRYRDVLDALNHCYISKGSISNILNKYDIAEYFQLAEKETKTRIDVKNKNLYIQLDETFLATLDQKVKQDQRIRLVTFHTGHKEKNYKNARRELENKRGHFLMLKVGKRINTMNYRDLLIKELQKHYVNINYDKIIVCGDGDTWIREIANSFGNVRYILDGYHAIKKLKQTAFNIIFENRKVTLNSWIKLYKDGNHQELIKNIRNVVKNELNKDIKTKLRKASNYFNNNKQGIHHQNLEWNIGCSIESDVSHLVKQQLGYGAKIYNHKNLNNLLHLRMANLNKLNVLHYINENINSEIAIRKEIYKSSLWNKYNKKNDDSWINKGRIVYTNKYITFK, translated from the coding sequence ATGTTAGAAATTAATAATAATTTAAAAACCCCAGAAAATAAGCATTGATTAAACTTATTTACAACCCATAAAAATATGTACACCAACAAATGTGAACAACTAGCTAATGAATACGAAAAATTAGATGAATACCTATATTTACATCATTATCGGTTAAAACAAGGTTATAAAGTAGTTCATTTTGCAACAAGAACAATTATTACAATTTTTGGTGATGTTATTTTTAAACGACGCCGATATAAATATTGAAATCAAAAATCAGGTAAATTTGAATATGTATGTTTGTTAGATAAAGAAATTGGCCTATTACCTAAACAACGCATTTATTTTGATGTCCAATTTAAAGTTTTAAGTCTTCTGGGTGATGGTAAACGCTATCGTGATGTTTTAGATGCTCTAAATCATTGTTATATTTCAAAAGGTAGTATTTCAAATATTTTAAATAAATACGATATTGCCGAATATTTTCAACTAGCAGAAAAAGAAACTAAAACTAGAATTGATGTCAAAAATAAGAATTTATATATTCAACTAGATGAAACATTTTTGGCGACATTAGATCAGAAAGTTAAACAAGACCAAAGAATTCGTTTAGTTACTTTTCATACCGGACATAAAGAAAAAAATTACAAAAATGCTCGTAGAGAATTAGAAAACAAACGAGGTCATTTTCTAATGTTAAAAGTTGGTAAACGAATAAATACGATGAATTATCGTGATTTATTAATTAAGGAATTACAAAAACATTATGTAAATATTAATTATGACAAAATAATTGTTTGTGGCGATGGTGATACTTGAATTAGAGAAATTGCCAATAGTTTTGGTAATGTTAGATATATTTTAGATGGTTATCATGCTATTAAAAAATTAAAACAAACTGCATTTAATATTATTTTTGAAAATCGCAAAGTAACACTAAATAGTTGAATTAAATTATATAAGGATGGAAATCATCAAGAATTAATCAAAAACATTCGTAATGTTGTTAAAAATGAATTAAATAAAGATATTAAAACAAAGTTAAGGAAGGCTAGTAATTATTTCAATAATAATAAGCAAGGTATTCATCATCAAAATTTAGAATGAAATATCGGTTGCAGCATTGAAAGTGATGTATCACATTTAGTAAAACAACAATTAGGATATGGAGCAAAAATATATAATCATAAGAATTTAAATAACCTATTACATTTAAGAATGGCAAATTTAAACAAATTAAATGTATTACATTACATTAATGAAAATATTAATTCAGAAATAGCAATCAGAAAAGAAATATATAAAAGTTCATTATGAAATAAATATAATAAGAAAAATGATGATAGTTGAATTAATAAAGGTAGAATTGTATATACAAATAAATATATTACATTTAAGTAA